In a genomic window of Aeromonas veronii:
- a CDS encoding VWA domain-containing protein: protein MLIDFFTHLRRHKLPCSLRELLDLHAALAARLVAVDMDEFYQLSRCLLVKDEAHYDRFDRAFAEYYEGLEAIPLLPESLPEEWLRKEFERLLSPEEKALLKSLGGLDKLLETLNQRLNEQKERHAGGNKWVGTGGSSPFGHGGFHPEGVRMGGKGQHGKAAKIWEARHYRNFSDDSPLGQRAIQLALRKLRRWVRKGNPDELDLDDTIKSSARQGWLDVKLRPERHNGVKLLVFFDVGGSMDAHVAEVQRLFSALRHEFKHLEYFYFHNCLYDFVWKDNKRRFEERFDTLRLLRTYGSDYKVILVGDATMGPYEITWPGGSVEQWNEESGQVWLTRLQQHFPKLVWINPTPRREWLWHPSIKLMNDVVGGRMHPLTLAGLAAAIDQL from the coding sequence ATGCTGATCGACTTTTTTACCCACCTGCGCCGCCACAAGCTGCCGTGCAGCCTGCGCGAGTTGCTGGACTTGCACGCCGCACTGGCTGCCCGGCTGGTCGCTGTCGATATGGACGAGTTCTACCAACTCTCCCGCTGCCTGCTGGTGAAAGACGAGGCCCACTACGATCGCTTCGATCGCGCCTTTGCCGAGTACTACGAGGGGCTGGAAGCTATACCCCTGCTGCCGGAAAGCCTGCCCGAGGAGTGGCTGCGCAAGGAGTTCGAACGGCTGTTGAGCCCAGAGGAGAAGGCGTTACTCAAATCCCTCGGCGGACTCGACAAGCTGCTGGAGACCCTTAACCAGCGGCTGAACGAGCAGAAAGAGCGCCACGCCGGTGGCAACAAGTGGGTGGGGACTGGTGGCAGCAGCCCGTTTGGCCACGGCGGTTTTCACCCCGAGGGCGTCCGCATGGGTGGAAAAGGGCAGCACGGCAAGGCGGCCAAGATATGGGAGGCCCGACATTACCGCAACTTCAGCGACGACTCACCACTTGGCCAGCGCGCCATCCAGCTGGCGCTGCGCAAACTCAGGCGCTGGGTGCGCAAAGGCAATCCCGACGAGCTGGATCTCGACGACACCATAAAAAGTTCGGCCCGCCAGGGCTGGCTCGATGTGAAACTGCGGCCCGAGCGCCACAACGGGGTGAAGCTATTGGTTTTCTTCGACGTGGGAGGCTCCATGGATGCCCACGTGGCCGAGGTGCAGCGCCTCTTCTCTGCGTTGCGCCACGAGTTCAAGCATCTGGAGTACTTCTATTTTCACAACTGCCTCTACGACTTCGTCTGGAAGGATAACAAGCGCCGCTTTGAGGAGCGGTTCGATACCCTGCGGCTGCTGCGCACCTATGGTAGCGACTACAAGGTGATCCTGGTGGGGGATGCCACCATGGGCCCCTACGAGATCACTTGGCCGGGCGGCAGTGTCGAGCAGTGGAACGAGGAGTCGGGTCAGGTGTGGCTTACCCGCTTGCAGCAGCACTTTCCCAAACTGGTGTGGATCAATCCCACCCCGCGGCGGGAGTGGCTCTGGCATCCCTCCATCAAACTGATGAATGACGTGGTTGGCGGACGGATGCATCCGCTGACCCTGGCGGGTCTCGCTGCGGCGATCGACCAGCTGTAA
- the cysK gene encoding cysteine synthase A, translating to MSKIFEDNSQTIGHTPLVRLNRVTKGRVLAKIESRNPSFSVKCRIGANLIWDAEKRGILTKGKEIIEPTSGNTGIALAFVAAARGYPITLTMPATMSLERRKLLKALGANLVLTEGPLGMKGAIAKANEILESEPGKYVLLQQFENPANPEIHEKTTGPEIWDATDGEVDVFVAGVGTGGTITGVSRYLKQTQGKAVVSVAVEPAESPVISQKLAGEEIKPGPHKIQGIGAGFIPGNLDLSLIDRVEQVTSDEAIEMARRLMEEEGILAGISSGAAVVAASRLAELPEFEGKTIVVILPSAAERYLSSALFAGVFSEQELQQ from the coding sequence ATGAGCAAAATTTTTGAGGACAACAGCCAGACTATCGGTCACACCCCGCTGGTTCGTCTCAACCGTGTTACCAAAGGCCGCGTGCTGGCCAAGATCGAGAGCCGCAACCCCAGCTTCAGCGTCAAGTGCCGGATCGGTGCCAACCTGATCTGGGATGCCGAGAAGCGCGGCATCCTGACCAAGGGTAAGGAGATCATCGAGCCCACCAGCGGCAACACGGGTATTGCTCTGGCCTTTGTCGCGGCAGCTCGCGGCTATCCCATCACCCTGACCATGCCGGCCACCATGAGCCTGGAGCGCCGCAAGTTGCTCAAGGCGCTCGGTGCCAATCTGGTGTTAACCGAAGGGCCGCTCGGCATGAAGGGGGCCATTGCCAAGGCCAACGAGATCCTCGAATCCGAGCCGGGCAAGTATGTGCTGTTGCAACAGTTTGAAAACCCGGCCAACCCGGAGATCCACGAAAAGACCACCGGCCCCGAGATCTGGGATGCCACTGACGGCGAGGTGGATGTGTTTGTGGCCGGGGTCGGTACCGGCGGCACCATTACCGGTGTCTCCCGCTACCTGAAGCAGACCCAGGGCAAGGCGGTGGTCTCTGTCGCGGTCGAACCGGCCGAGTCGCCGGTCATCAGCCAGAAGCTGGCCGGTGAAGAGATCAAACCGGGCCCCCACAAGATCCAGGGGATCGGCGCAGGCTTTATCCCGGGCAACCTCGACCTCTCTCTCATCGATCGGGTGGAGCAGGTGACCAGCGATGAAGCCATCGAGATGGCCCGCCGCCTGATGGAGGAGGAGGGTATCCTGGCCGGTATCAGTTCGGGGGCTGCCGTCGTTGCCGCCAGCCGTCTGGCCGAGCTGCCCGAATTCGAAGGAAAAACGATAGTGGTCATCCTGCCGAGTGCGGCGGAGCGTTACCTCTCGAGCGCCCTGTTTGCCGGGGTGTTCAGCGAGCAGGAATTGCAGCAGTAA
- a CDS encoding HPr family phosphocarrier protein, producing MYEKSVVITAENGLHTRPAAQFVKEAKEFQSEITVVSGGKSASAKSLFKLQTLGLTKGTNVTIQADGPDAQQAVEKLVALMDELE from the coding sequence ATGTACGAGAAGTCTGTTGTTATCACTGCTGAAAACGGCCTGCACACCCGTCCGGCAGCTCAGTTCGTGAAAGAAGCCAAAGAATTCCAAAGCGAGATCACTGTGGTCTCCGGTGGCAAGTCCGCCAGCGCCAAGAGCCTGTTCAAGCTGCAGACCCTGGGCCTGACCAAGGGTACCAACGTGACTATCCAGGCTGACGGCCCGGATGCTCAGCAAGCTGTTGAGAAGCTGGTTGCCCTGATGGACGAGCTGGAGTAA
- the ptsI gene encoding phosphoenolpyruvate-protein phosphotransferase PtsI produces MISGILASPGIAFGKALLLKEDEIVINQGKIPAEQIDAEINRFLEARTKSATQLAAIKEMAGRTFGEEKEAIFEGHIMLLEDEELEGDIRSFIKDNKASADKAIYEVIEQYATMMAELDDPYLRERATDFRDIGTRLVKNVLGIAVVNLSTIDEEVILVAKDLTPSETAQINLKYVLGFVTDIGGRTSHTSIMARSLELPAIVGTNDITERVKNGDMLVLDAINNQIIINPTAEQLTEAKKFRAQFQAEKDELAKLKDLPAITLDGHQVEVCANIGTVKDTEGAIRNGAEGVGLYRTEFLFMDRDALPTEDEQFKAYKEVAEAMPDQPIIVRTMDIGGDKELPYMNFPKEMNPFLGWRAVRIFFDREDIMHAQLRAILRASAFGKLRIMFPMIISVEEFRSLKATVETLKAELRAEGKAFDESIEVGIMIETPAAAVMAHHLAKEVDFFSIGTNDLTQYTLAVDRGNEMISAMYNPLSPSVLTLIKMVIDASHAEGKWTGMCGELAGDERATLLLLGMGLDEFSMSAISVPRIKKLIRNTNFEDVKAMADQALSFATAAEIEACVDNFIKQKAVC; encoded by the coding sequence ATGATATCTGGCATTCTTGCGTCCCCCGGTATCGCATTCGGCAAGGCGCTTCTTCTGAAAGAAGATGAAATCGTTATCAATCAGGGCAAGATTCCCGCCGAGCAGATTGATGCCGAGATCAACCGTTTCCTCGAAGCTCGTACCAAGTCAGCTACTCAGCTGGCAGCCATCAAAGAGATGGCCGGTCGTACCTTCGGTGAGGAAAAAGAGGCCATCTTCGAAGGCCACATCATGCTGCTCGAAGATGAGGAGCTGGAAGGGGATATCAGATCCTTCATCAAAGACAACAAGGCTTCCGCTGACAAAGCCATCTATGAGGTGATCGAACAGTACGCCACTATGATGGCCGAGCTGGATGACCCTTATCTGCGCGAGCGCGCGACTGACTTCCGTGACATCGGTACCCGTCTGGTCAAGAACGTACTGGGCATCGCCGTTGTCAACCTGAGCACCATCGACGAAGAGGTGATCCTGGTCGCCAAAGACCTGACCCCGTCAGAAACCGCTCAGATCAACCTGAAATATGTGCTGGGTTTCGTCACCGACATCGGTGGCCGTACCTCTCACACCTCCATCATGGCCCGCTCTCTGGAGCTGCCGGCCATCGTGGGTACCAACGACATCACCGAGCGCGTCAAGAACGGTGACATGCTGGTGCTGGATGCGATCAACAACCAGATCATCATCAATCCGACCGCCGAACAGCTGACCGAAGCCAAGAAGTTCCGGGCTCAGTTCCAGGCCGAGAAAGATGAGCTGGCCAAACTGAAAGACTTGCCTGCCATCACCCTGGATGGCCATCAGGTCGAAGTATGTGCCAACATCGGTACCGTCAAGGATACCGAAGGTGCCATCCGCAATGGCGCCGAAGGCGTGGGTCTGTACCGTACCGAGTTCCTGTTCATGGACCGTGACGCGCTGCCGACCGAAGACGAGCAGTTCAAAGCCTACAAAGAAGTGGCCGAAGCGATGCCGGATCAGCCGATCATCGTGCGTACCATGGACATTGGCGGCGACAAAGAGCTGCCGTACATGAATTTCCCGAAAGAGATGAACCCCTTCCTGGGCTGGCGTGCCGTGCGTATTTTCTTCGACCGCGAAGACATCATGCACGCTCAGCTGCGGGCCATTCTGCGTGCGTCTGCCTTCGGCAAACTGCGCATCATGTTCCCGATGATCATCTCGGTCGAAGAGTTCCGTAGCCTGAAAGCGACCGTAGAGACGCTGAAAGCCGAACTGCGTGCCGAAGGCAAAGCCTTTGATGAATCCATCGAAGTGGGTATCATGATCGAGACCCCGGCCGCTGCCGTGATGGCTCATCATCTGGCCAAGGAAGTGGATTTCTTCAGTATCGGTACCAACGACCTGACCCAGTACACCCTGGCTGTCGATCGTGGTAACGAGATGATCTCCGCCATGTACAACCCGCTGTCACCCTCCGTCCTGACCCTGATCAAGATGGTTATCGATGCGTCCCACGCCGAAGGCAAGTGGACCGGTATGTGTGGTGAACTGGCTGGTGACGAGCGCGCTACCCTGCTGCTGCTGGGTATGGGTCTGGATGAGTTCTCAATGAGCGCCATCTCTGTACCGCGTATCAAGAAGCTTATCCGCAACACCAACTTCGAAGATGTGAAGGCAATGGCTGATCAAGCACTGAGCTTTGCCACCGCCGCTGAAATCGAAGCGTGCGTAGATAACTTTATTAAGCAGAAGGCAGTCTGCTAA
- a CDS encoding transposase — MKRATKVRIYPTDEQAAFLNAQFGAVRFAYNKALHIQRHMFQRHGVSLKPKRDLKPLLAVAKKSRKYSWLKEYDSQALQQAVINLGKAFANFFNPKLKSRMPAFKSKRGRQSSYHPNGKVLTDAILLPKMTPIRAVIHRDIIGVVSSITVSRGPTGKYYASILCDDGREAPAKPSLITEVTGYDVGLSHYLIASSGKKMANPRHLINASRNLRRKQKALSRKKKGSANRSKAKLQLAALHERVANARADFQHKLSRTIVDDNQAIIVETLKTTNMMKNHKLARAIGDAGWHGFIMRLEYKAQAAGRHLIKLDQRFASSKPCSECGHKMPEMPLHQRQWVCPACGAEHDRDINAAINIRQQGILELKAAGLAVSAHGGQRKSVNLTVAA; from the coding sequence ATGAAAAGAGCCACAAAAGTACGCATTTACCCCACCGACGAACAAGCGGCATTCCTCAATGCCCAGTTCGGCGCGGTGCGGTTCGCGTACAACAAAGCCCTTCATATTCAGCGTCACATGTTCCAGCGCCACGGGGTTTCACTGAAACCCAAACGCGACTTGAAACCCCTGCTCGCTGTGGCAAAAAAATCGCGCAAATACAGCTGGCTGAAAGAGTACGATTCACAAGCCTTACAGCAGGCGGTGATCAACCTGGGCAAGGCGTTTGCCAACTTCTTCAATCCAAAGCTCAAATCTCGAATGCCTGCCTTCAAGAGTAAACGGGGCAGGCAATCCAGTTATCACCCCAATGGGAAAGTGCTGACCGATGCCATCCTGTTACCGAAGATGACGCCCATCCGAGCTGTCATTCACCGAGATATTATCGGCGTGGTATCTAGTATCACGGTCAGCCGTGGCCCGACAGGGAAATACTATGCCTCCATCCTTTGCGATGATGGCCGTGAGGCTCCCGCCAAGCCCTCCCTCATCACAGAGGTGACAGGCTATGATGTGGGGCTGTCCCACTACCTCATTGCGTCGAGTGGCAAAAAGATGGCCAACCCGCGCCATCTTATCAACGCCAGTCGCAATCTGCGGCGAAAGCAAAAAGCACTGTCTCGCAAGAAAAAAGGCAGTGCCAATCGTAGTAAGGCCAAATTACAGCTGGCCGCCCTGCACGAGCGGGTAGCCAATGCTCGCGCTGATTTTCAGCACAAACTCTCTCGCACGATAGTTGACGATAACCAAGCGATCATCGTGGAGACGCTTAAAACAACCAATATGATGAAAAACCACAAGCTGGCCCGCGCCATTGGCGATGCTGGCTGGCATGGTTTTATCATGAGGCTGGAGTACAAAGCCCAAGCGGCGGGCCGCCACCTAATCAAACTCGATCAGAGGTTTGCCAGCTCTAAACCATGTAGTGAGTGCGGCCACAAGATGCCGGAGATGCCACTTCACCAGCGACAGTGGGTATGTCCAGCGTGTGGGGCAGAGCATGACCGCGACATCAACGCGGCCATAAACATTCGACAGCAAGGAATATTGGAATTAAAAGCGGCGGGGCTCGCCGTTTCTGCCCATGGAGGCCAGCGTAAATCCGTCAATCTGACGGTAGCGGCCTAA
- the crr gene encoding PTS glucose transporter subunit IIA — MGLFDKLKKLVSDDSSDTGGIEIFAPLSGEIVPIEDVPDVVFAEKIVGDGIAIKPAGNKMVAPCDGTIGKIFETNHAFSLESDSGIELFVHFGIDTVELKGEGFTRIAQEGQQVKRGDTIIEFDLAVLEAKAKSTLTPVVISNMDEIKELIKMTGAVTVGETPVIRIKK, encoded by the coding sequence ATGGGTCTGTTCGACAAACTGAAGAAACTGGTTTCTGACGATAGCTCTGACACCGGCGGCATCGAAATCTTTGCTCCGCTGTCTGGCGAAATCGTGCCGATCGAAGATGTGCCTGACGTTGTCTTCGCCGAGAAGATCGTGGGTGACGGTATCGCCATCAAGCCGGCTGGCAACAAGATGGTTGCTCCGTGCGATGGCACCATCGGCAAGATTTTCGAGACCAACCACGCGTTCTCTCTGGAATCCGACTCTGGTATCGAGCTGTTCGTTCACTTCGGTATCGATACCGTTGAACTGAAAGGCGAAGGCTTCACCCGTATCGCTCAGGAAGGCCAACAGGTCAAGCGCGGCGACACCATCATCGAGTTCGATCTGGCCGTTCTGGAAGCGAAAGCCAAATCTACCCTGACTCCGGTTGTCATCTCCAACATGGACGAGATCAAAGAGCTGATCAAAATGACCGGTGCCGTGACAGTGGGCGAGACCCCGGTTATCCGTATCAAGAAGTAA
- a CDS encoding MoxR family ATPase — translation MGFSGSSQYLASDALRMAVNAAITLEKPLLIKGEPGTGKTVLAEAVADHLGTDLIAWHIKSTTKAQQGLYEYDAVARLRDSQLGDPRVADISHYIRKGKLWQAFSAEQRPVLLIDEIDKADIEFPNDLLLELDRMEFDVYETGERVKARQRPVVIITSNNEKELPDAFLRRCFFHYIRFPDKAEMQAIVKLHYPDLKESLLGEAMDLFFELREVEGLRKKPSTSELLDWIRLLLADDIAPEAMRTREPGKLVPALYGALLKTEQDLHLFEKLAFLARRGS, via the coding sequence ATGGGATTTTCAGGAAGCAGCCAGTATCTCGCCTCCGATGCATTGAGGATGGCGGTCAATGCCGCCATCACCCTCGAAAAACCGCTGCTGATCAAGGGGGAGCCGGGCACCGGCAAGACGGTGCTGGCGGAAGCGGTCGCCGACCATCTCGGCACCGACCTCATTGCCTGGCATATCAAGTCCACCACCAAGGCCCAACAGGGACTCTACGAATATGATGCGGTGGCCCGGCTGCGGGACTCCCAGCTCGGCGACCCCAGAGTGGCCGATATCAGCCACTACATTCGTAAAGGCAAGTTGTGGCAGGCCTTCAGCGCCGAGCAGCGACCGGTGCTGCTGATCGACGAGATCGACAAGGCCGACATCGAATTCCCCAACGATCTGTTGCTGGAGCTGGATCGGATGGAGTTCGATGTCTACGAGACCGGTGAGCGAGTCAAGGCACGCCAGCGGCCGGTGGTCATCATCACCTCCAACAACGAAAAAGAGCTGCCGGATGCCTTCCTGCGCCGCTGTTTCTTCCACTACATCCGCTTCCCCGACAAGGCCGAGATGCAGGCCATCGTCAAACTCCACTACCCCGACCTCAAGGAGAGCCTGCTTGGCGAGGCAATGGATCTCTTCTTCGAGCTGCGCGAGGTAGAGGGGCTGCGCAAGAAGCCCTCCACCTCGGAGCTGCTGGACTGGATCCGCCTGCTGCTGGCCGACGATATCGCCCCCGAGGCGATGCGTACCCGCGAGCCCGGTAAGCTGGTGCCCGCGCTATATGGCGCTCTGCTCAAGACCGAGCAGGATTTGCACCTCTTCGAGAAGCTCGCCTTTTTGGCCCGGCGCGGCAGCTGA